The proteins below are encoded in one region of Streptomyces roseirectus:
- a CDS encoding nitrite/sulfite reductase: MAATPENPAAAAPRRKVSRHRGEGQWAAGHFTPLNGNEQFKKDDDGLNVRTRIETIYSKRGFDSIDPNDLRGRMRWWGLYTQRKPGIDGGKTAILEPEELDDRYFMMRVRIDGGRLTTRQLRVIGEISQEFARGTADLTDRQNVQYHWIRIEDVPEIWNRLEAVGLSTTEACGDCPRVVIGSPVAGIAEDEIIDGSWAIDEINKRYIGNKEFSNLPRKFKSAISGSPLLDVVHEINDIAFVGVEHPEHGPGFDLWVGGGLSTNPKIGVRLGAWVPLQDVPDVWAGVVGIFRDYGYRRLRTRARLKFLVADWGPEKFRQILEDEYLKRKLTDGPAPTEPLRRWRDHIGVHRQKDGAFYVGFAPRVGRVDGTTLAKIADLAEAHGSGRVRTTVEQKMIILDVAEDQVESLVEALEALDLKARPSTFRRGTMACTGIEYCKIAIVETKARGASLIDELERRLPDFDEPLTINLNGCPNACARIQVADIGLKGQLVTDENGEQVEGYQVHLGGALGLQAGFGRKVRGLKVTSAELPDYVERVLKRFQAEREDGERFAAWAARASEEALS, encoded by the coding sequence ATGGCCGCCACCCCGGAGAACCCTGCCGCCGCAGCGCCCCGTCGCAAGGTGAGCCGTCACCGCGGCGAGGGCCAGTGGGCCGCGGGGCACTTCACCCCGCTGAACGGCAACGAGCAGTTCAAGAAGGACGACGACGGTCTCAATGTGCGGACACGCATTGAGACGATCTACTCCAAGCGCGGCTTCGACTCGATCGACCCGAACGACCTGCGCGGCCGGATGCGCTGGTGGGGCCTCTACACCCAGCGCAAGCCCGGGATCGACGGCGGCAAGACCGCGATCCTGGAGCCGGAGGAGCTGGACGACAGGTACTTCATGATGCGCGTCCGCATCGACGGCGGCCGCCTCACCACCCGGCAGCTCCGCGTGATCGGCGAGATCTCGCAGGAGTTCGCGCGCGGCACCGCCGACCTGACGGACCGGCAGAACGTCCAGTACCACTGGATCCGCATCGAGGACGTCCCCGAGATCTGGAACCGCCTGGAGGCCGTGGGCCTGTCCACGACCGAGGCGTGCGGCGACTGCCCCCGCGTCGTGATCGGCTCGCCGGTCGCCGGGATCGCCGAGGACGAGATCATCGACGGCTCCTGGGCCATCGACGAGATCAACAAGCGGTACATCGGGAACAAGGAGTTCTCGAACCTGCCGAGGAAGTTCAAGTCGGCGATCTCGGGCTCGCCGCTGCTCGACGTGGTGCACGAGATCAACGACATCGCGTTCGTCGGCGTCGAACACCCCGAGCACGGCCCCGGTTTCGACCTGTGGGTCGGCGGCGGCCTCTCCACGAACCCCAAGATCGGCGTCCGCCTCGGCGCCTGGGTGCCCCTTCAGGACGTCCCGGACGTCTGGGCCGGCGTCGTCGGCATCTTCCGCGACTACGGCTACCGCCGGCTGCGCACCCGCGCCCGGCTGAAGTTCCTGGTCGCCGACTGGGGGCCGGAGAAGTTCCGCCAGATCCTCGAGGACGAGTACCTGAAGCGGAAGCTGACCGACGGCCCGGCGCCGACGGAGCCGTTGCGGCGCTGGCGCGACCACATCGGCGTGCACCGCCAGAAGGACGGCGCCTTCTACGTCGGTTTCGCGCCGCGCGTCGGCCGTGTGGACGGCACCACGCTCGCGAAGATCGCGGACCTCGCGGAGGCGCACGGCTCGGGCCGGGTGCGGACCACCGTCGAGCAGAAGATGATCATCCTGGACGTCGCCGAGGACCAGGTCGAGTCGCTGGTGGAGGCGCTGGAGGCGCTGGACCTGAAGGCCCGCCCGTCCACGTTCCGCCGGGGCACGATGGCCTGCACCGGCATCGAGTACTGCAAGATCGCGATCGTCGAGACGAAGGCGCGCGGCGCCTCGCTGATCGACGAACTGGAGCGCAGGCTCCCGGACTTCGACGAGCCGCTGACCATCAACCTCAACGGCTGCCCGAACGCCTGCGCCCGGATCCAGGTCGCGGACATCGGTCTCAAGGGCCAGCTCGTCACCGACGAGAACGGCGAGCAGGTCGAGGGCTACCAGGTCCACCTCGGCGGCGCGCTCGGCCTCCAGGCCGGGTTCGGCCGCAAGGTGCGCGGTCTGAAGGTGACGTCGGCGGAGCTGCCCGACTACGTGGAGCGCGTGCTGAAGCGGTTCCAGGCCGAGCGCGAGGACGGCGAGCGCTTCGCGGCCTGGGCGGCACGGGCGTCCGAAGAGGCGCTGTCATGA
- a CDS encoding phosphoadenylyl-sulfate reductase, with product MTTAQIPRTDDELKELAEQAGRDLEDASALEILQWAVDTFGDGFCVTSSMEDAVVAHLASRVREGVDVVFLDTGYHFPETIGTRDAVEAVMDVNVITLTPRQTVAEQDAEYGPQLHDRDPDLCCKLRKVQPLERGLTAYQAWATGLRRDESPTRANTPVVGWDAKRRKVKVSPIARWTQDDVDAYVLQHGVLTNPLLMDGYASVGCEPCTRRVLEGEDARAGRWAGRAKTECGLHG from the coding sequence ATGACGACCGCTCAGATACCGCGCACCGACGACGAGTTGAAAGAGCTGGCCGAGCAGGCCGGCCGGGATCTCGAGGACGCCTCGGCGCTGGAGATCCTTCAGTGGGCGGTGGACACCTTCGGTGACGGCTTCTGCGTCACCTCCTCCATGGAGGACGCCGTGGTGGCCCACCTCGCCTCCCGCGTCCGCGAGGGCGTGGACGTGGTCTTCCTCGACACCGGCTACCACTTCCCGGAGACGATCGGCACCCGGGACGCCGTCGAGGCGGTGATGGACGTCAACGTCATCACCCTGACGCCCCGTCAGACGGTGGCGGAGCAGGACGCCGAGTACGGCCCCCAACTCCATGACCGCGACCCCGACTTGTGCTGCAAGCTGCGCAAAGTCCAGCCGCTGGAGCGGGGACTGACGGCGTATCAGGCGTGGGCGACCGGCCTGCGCCGCGACGAGTCGCCGACCCGCGCGAACACCCCCGTGGTCGGCTGGGACGCCAAGCGCCGCAAGGTGAAGGTCTCCCCCATCGCCCGCTGGACGCAGGACGACGTGGACGCGTACGTCCTTCAGCACGGCGTGCTCACCAACCCGTTGCTGATGGACGGCTACGCGTCCGTCGGCTGCGAGCCCTGTACCCGCCGGGTCCTGGAGGGCGAGGACGCGCGCGCCGGGCGCTGGGCGGGACGCGCCAAGACCGAGTGCGGGCTGCACGGATGA